From Osmerus mordax isolate fOsmMor3 chromosome 8, fOsmMor3.pri, whole genome shotgun sequence, a single genomic window includes:
- the taf1b gene encoding TATA box-binding protein-associated factor RNA polymerase I subunit B, with product MDEEETGGYREPCSMCAAVDWGISDEGRFYCKSCHNVIERTREVVDTSTLMMGCSRISSISKSSKTKKLEHGWEWMVCEGFQFILKHQAEALLDLGVCSYFKDDVLCKFWRMYLQKSRQAYTNDPVSTSKFKVRTQDSESDSAPESSVWSVSETEELGWSSGAGSAAENLSDGLSVTSGSVDASFYLTPHQRKSPRMMSMPKTLALCYLALLWAREAFTLADLLRLVSEGCIPYVNAHEGFPEEMRLYGRDALIFRVESIPSHRALHKEACSLAVFLDLPPFPPITQDCLLHPSLLTIRYLTEVNLPDEVQDFVCRVIEQAGMEDEALHSFKPMKSRCVLPLYDVQAAALILVTMKLLFKLDDRREWDLANTASDMNKETPGENCFNVRKWYKMVESALTRARQRQEENIARKHWKSQKVLYTSKKYKTVVLKRRRVAEQLQMTFQKLSGSSPSPPPSSPSSFCFCWGEEDEEHGAVDGPSLHQQNLGSLVVLRDGELQPSNPTYWHPSLRVCQDRGCRSHYDEVEDTLPKMFVWLLQLFSFILNVQPSCVYEEVLKVERRFLRKNPKLK from the exons ATGGACGAAGAAGAAACG GGAGGATACAGAGAGCCCTGTAGCATGTGTGCCGCAGTGGACTGGGGCATATCCGACGAGGGCAGGTTCTATTGCAAATCTTGCCACAATGTGATTGAG AGGACGAGAGAAGTGGTGGATACAAGCACTTTAATGATGGGTTGCAGTAGGATATCCTCTATATCAAAGTCCTCTAAAACCAAAAAACTAG AACATGGGTGGGAATGGATGGTTTGTGAGGGTTTTCAGTTCATCCTCAAACACCAGGCTGAAGCCCTCCTGGACTTGGGAGTCTGTTCCTACTTTAAG GACGATGTTCTATGTAAGTTTTGGAGGATGTACCTTCAGAAAAGCAGACAAGCCTACACCAACGACCCTGTCAGTACTTCCAAATTTAAAGTG CGCACCCAGGACTCCGAGTCAGACAGCGCTCCAGAATCCTCCGTCTGGTCTGTCAGTGAGACAGAGGAGCTGGGTTGGAGCAGCGGAGCAGGCTCTGCAGCAG AGAACTTGAGCGATGGGCTCTCGGTGACCTCAGGCTCCGTGGACGCGTCGTTCTATCTCACCCCACACCAGCGCAAGAGTCCGAGGATGATGAGCATGCCCAAGACCCTGGCGCTGTGCTACCTGGCACTGCTTTGGGCCCGGGAGGCTTTCACACTGGCAGACCTGCTCAG GTTGGTGAGCGAGGGGTGCATCCCCTATGTGAACGCCCACGAGGGCTTCCCAGAGGAGATGAGGCTCTACGGCCGAGACGCGCTCATCTTCAGAGTGGAG TCCATCCCCTCTCACAGGGCCTTGCATAAGGAGGCctgcagcctggctgtgttcctGGACCTGCCCCCGTTCCCCCCCATCACCCAGGACTGCCTGttgcacccctccctcctcaccatccGCTACCTCACTGAAGTCAACCTGCCAG ATGAAGTACAGGACTTTGTGTGCCGGGTGATAGAACAGGCTGGTATGGAGGACGAGGCCCTTCACAGCTTCAAACCCATGAAGTCCAGGTGTGTTCTCCCTCTCTACGACGTCCAGGCCGCGGCCCTGATCCTCGTCACCATGAAACTACTCTTCAAATTGGACGACAGAAGAGAATG GGATCTGGCAAACACTGCCAGTGACATGAATAAAGAAACTCCAG GGGAGAACTGCTTCAATGTAAGGAAATGGTACAAGATGGTGGAGTCTGCCCTGACCAGAGCTAGacagagacaagaggagaaCATTGCTAG AAAGCATTGGAAGTCCCAGAAAGTTCTTTACACGTCGAAAAAGTACAAGACTGTTGTTCTCAAGAGAAGAC gtgttgcGGAGCAGCTGCAGATGACCTTCCAGAAGCTGTCTGGCTCgtctcccagccccccaccctcctctccctccagcttctgcttctgctggggggaggaggacgaggagcacGGGGCTGTGGACGGGCCCAGCTTGCACCAGCAGAACCTGGGCAGCCTGGTAGTGTTGCGAGATGGAGAACTCCAGCCTTCCAACCCGACGTACTGGCACCCCTCCTTGAGGGTCTGCCAGGACAG GGGCTGCAGGAGTCACtatgatgaagtggaagacacTCTGCCCAaaatgtttgtttggttgctgcAGCTATTCTCCTTCATCCTGAATGTCCAACCAAGCTGTGTGTACGAGGAAGTCCTGAAGGTAGAGAGACGTTTCCTCCGAAAAAATCCCAAACTAAAGTAG
- the LOC136948029 gene encoding grainyhead-like protein 1 homolog, with translation MTQESAKKRGGLVVQSDPSYDGQPQGFIEEDNAWRAFLENPLTVASKAMMSVNGDEDSANALGLLYDYYKVPKEKRTAGHPKVEVLLGDSESDKINFSLPVQETPLAMTTLRNVPLSTVVQGISGSRRKKTQFPETDTMGSIPSYSGSPESTLQSYPSLSLHETQGSHSNIMTYSRHLNQHQYSSRNQDPDSTYADSYKDSRNEVFPQPEELQLRMAPIPPEHYSPYSTASSQHFEYMLEAPQSLRPKHGSTQMSYLNKGQFYPITLRDLGGGKVPPQQSTRARSVVMLLFGDEKFTEDQLKHWRYWHSRQHTAKQRCIDIADYKESFHTISNIEEIAFNAISFTWDTKGEGRIFVSVNCLSTDFSPQKGVRGLPLNLQIDTYLCGSNRDKPVHRAYSQIKVFCDKGAERKIRDEDRKQSRRKTKALDPTLASLHGALHGKPPQDFTMFKPVSDMETEPVLFIPDVQYASSQRHTGLSEDTEESLGQKRLLYNTVEDFDYLQNKRTRRDDPEKVLLYVRKEAEEVFDALMLRTPTLAGLLEAVTEKYELPLEKMGKVYKRCKKGILVHMDDNIIKHYTNEDAFQIHMEEVGGQFLLTLTEI, from the exons ATGACACAGGAGTCTGCCAA AAAGAGGGGTGGCTTGGTGGTGCAAAGTGACCCGTCATATGATGGCCAACCCCAGGGATTCATCGAGGAAGACAATGCCTGGAGAGCCTTCCTGGAGAACCCTTTGACAGTTGCCTCCAAGGCCATGATGAGTGTGAATGGGGATGAGGACAGCGCCAATGCTCTGGGTCTCCTCTATGATTACTACAAG GTGCCTAAGGAAAAGAGGACTGCTGGACATCCCAAAGTAGAAGTACTCTTAGGAGATTCTGAATCAGACAAAAT CAACTTCTCCCTGCCCGTCCAGGAGACCCCTCTGGCCATGACCACGCTGAGGAACGTCCCTCTGAGCACGGTGGTGCAGGGCATCTCTGGCAGCCGCAGGAAGAAGACTCAGTTCCCGGAAACCGACACCATGGGCTCCATCCCCTCCTACTCGGGCAGCCCTGAGAGCACCCTGCAGTCCtacccctctctcagtctccacGAGACCCAGGGGTCCCACTCCAACATCATGACCTACAGCCGCCACCTCAACCAACACCAGTATAGCTCCAGGAACCAGGACCCTGACTCCACCTACGCCGACTCCTACAAGGACAGTAGGAATGAG GTGTTTCCTCAGCCTGAGGAGCTGCAGCTAAGGATGGCGCCCATCCCTCCCGAGCACTACTCTCCCTACAGCACAGCCTCCAG tCAACACTTTGAGTACATGCTGGAGGCCCCCCAGTCGCTTCGCCCGAAGCACGGTTCCACTCAGATGAGCTACCTAAACAAGGGACAGTTTTATCCCATCACTCTCAGGGATCTAGGTGGTGGAAAGGTGCCTCCCCAACAAAGTACCAGAGCAAGG agtgttgtgatgctgCTGTTTGGAGATGAGAAGTTCACGGAAGACCAGCTCAAACACTGGCGGTACTGGCACAGCAGACAGCATACTGCCAAGCAGCGCTGCATTGATATtg CGGACTACAAAGAAAGCTTCCACACAATTTCCAACATTGAAGAGATTGCCTTCAATGCCATTTCCTTCACATGGGACACTAAGGGAGAAGGACGG ATCTTTGTGTCGGTGAACTGTCTGAGTACAGACTTCTCCCCTCAGAAAGGGGTGCGGGGCCTGCCCCTTAACCTCCAGATTGACACCTACCTCTGCGGTAGCAACAGAGACAAGCCGGTACACCGGGCCTACAGCCAGATCAAGGTGTTCTGCGACAAAGGTGCCGAACGCAAGATCAGGGATGAGGACCGGAAGCAGAGTCGCAGGAAAACCAAGGCCCTTGACCCAACTTTAGCAT cACTGCATGGCGCGCTGCACGGGAAGCCCCCGCAGGACTTCACCATGTTCAAACCTGTGAGCGACATGGAGACGGAGCCTGTCCTCTTCATCCCGGACGTCCAGTACGCCAGCAGCCAGCGCCAC ACAGGCCTATCAGAAGACACTGAAGAGAG CCTGGGCCAGAAGAGACTGCTTTACAACACGGTAGAAGACTTTGACTATTTGCAGAACAAAAGAACCCGGAGAGATGATCCAGAAAAAG tcCTTCTTTACGTCCGGAAGGAAGCAGAGGAGGTGTTTGATGCTCTGATGCTGCGGACGCCCACTCTAGCAGGACTACTAGAGGCA GTAACAGAAAAATATGAGCTGCCTCTTGAGAAAATGGGAAAGGTATACAAGAGGTGCAAAAAAGG GATCTTGGTTCACATGGACGACAACATAATCAAGCATTACACCAATGAGGATGCCTTCCAGATCcacatggaggaggtgggggggcagtTTCTGCTGACTCTGACTGAGATTTGA
- the klf11a gene encoding Krueppel-like factor 11a — MLTFTSQTNPQQPFRADLADIRVVMMERNRDDSEQSSCSTFEYHDLEAAEALVSMSSWGQRSHKPRPLTPTSDSCDSLLQHSEINDSPKDLISLSSLCMTPPHSPSFAETSTTTAVVTSTSTMASSVPRPVLTRPRLCVGLTHQNAPHLGPQLVTTTIFEGSDSQSPTELSTALAGRAMATSVIRHTADRSLSHNIPLGFCGQQTDTSSPQTTVCASAHVPEACLVQTKPQSYTGSCIVEDKHGGPSSVGGAGPYTPTLASPSQSAPASSSPISSSPVLCQVFPVNGRTGMISAFVQAPVQMQTQGQNPILPQTSTSFPQPLLVGSQMTQGTVMFVVPQPPVSQAHSCPQTVVTLGNTKLLPLAPAPVYMSSGQSSSACQADFSRRRNYVCNFPGCKKTYFKSSHLKAHLRTHTGEKPFSCHWEGCDKKFARSDELSRHRRTHTGEKKFVCNVCDRRFMRSDHLTKHARRHMTTKRASAWPADVRDLNKTALSKGQLTSSNLPLSVLVSASN, encoded by the exons ATGCTGACTTTTACATCGCAAACTAATCCACAGCAGCCTTTTCGG GCTGACCTAGCGGATATCAGAGTGGTGATGATGGAGAGGAACAGGGATGACAGTGAGCAGTCCTCCTGTAGCACCTTCGAGTACCATGACCTGGAGGCTGCCGAGGCCCTCGTCAGCATGAGCTcctggggtcaaaggtcacacaaACCACGCCCGCTGACCCCTACCTCAGACTCCTGTGACTCCCTCCTTCAGCACAGCGAGATTAATGACTCTCCCAAGGACCTGATCTCACTCTCATCGTTG TGCATGACTCCTCCTCACAGTCCCAGCTTTGCTGAGACCTCCACAACCACGGCTGTCGTAACTTCAACTTCCACTATGGCCAGCTCAGTCCCCAGACCAGTCCTCACCCGGCCCAGACTCTGTGTAGGTCTGACCCACCAGAATGCTCCTCACCTAGGCCCACAACTTGTCACCACCACAATCTTTGAAGGCTCAGACTCTCAGTCACCAACAGAGCTGTCCACCGCTCTTGCAGGTAGAGCCATGGCAACCAGCGTGATCAGGCACACGGCGGACAGGTCCCTCAGTCACAACATTCCTCTTGGTTTCTGTGGCCAACAGACAgacacctcctcacctcagaCCACCGTGTGTGCCTCAGCTCATGTACCTGAGGCCTGCCTAGTGCAGACTAAACCACAGAGCTACACTGGCTCATGTATTGTAGAAGACAAGCATGGAGGCCCATCCTCTGTTGGCGGTGCAGGCCCATACACTCCTACCCTGGCCTCTCCATCCCAGTCCGCCCCCGCGTCCTCGTCTCCCATCTCCAGCTCTCCGGTCCTGTGCCAGGTGTTTCCAGTAAACGGGCGGACAGGGATGATCTCTGCGTTTGTCCAGGCCCCTGTCCAGATGCAGACCCAGGGTCAGAATCCGATATTACCCCAGACGTCCACCTCCTTCCCACAGCCTCTTCTGGTTGGCTCCCAGATGACTCAGGGGACTGTGATGTTTGTAGTGCCGCAGCCTCCAGTGTCCCAGGCCCATTCATGCCCACAGACTGTGGTGACCCTGGGCAACACCAAGCTCCTTCCTTTGGCTCCAGCTCCAGTTTACATGTCCTCAGGCCAGAGCAGCAGTGCCTGTCAGGCTGACTTCTCTCGCAGACGAAACTACGTCTGTAACTTCCCAGGCTGCAAAAAGACCTACTTCAAAAGTTCCCACCTCAAAGCTCATCTCAGAACTCACACAG GTGAAAAACCCTTCAGCTGCCATTGGGAAGGCTGCGACAAGAAGTTTGCTCGTTCTGATGAACTCTCCCGCCATCGgcgaacacacacaggtgaaaaaaagtttgtgtgtaatgtatgtgaTCGGCGTTTTATGCGCAGTGATCACTTGACCAAACACGCTCGTCGTCACATGACCACAAAGCGGGCCTCCGCATGGCCAGCTGACGTCCGCGACCTCAACAAAACGGCTCTGTCAAAGGGTCAGCTGACCAGCTCCAATCTTCCTCTCAGTGTGCTGGTGTCTGCCTCCAATTAG
- the LOC136947420 gene encoding ribonucleoside-diphosphate reductase subunit M2 isoform X1 has protein sequence MLAARSPLAKKNENAIISQLDDITLIDKENTPPSLSHKRVLASKTARKIFEDPEDKPKTTKDNTQEEPLLKDNPRRFVIFPIQYHDIWQMYKKAEASFWTAEEVDLSKDVQHWVSLKDEERYFISHVLAFFAASDGIVNENLVERFTQEVQITEARCFYGFQIAMENIHSEMYSLLIHTYIKDSKEREYLFNAIETLPCVKRKADWALNWIGNKKAEFGERVVAFAAVEGIFFSGSFAAIFWLKKRGLMPGLTFSNELISRDEGLHCDFACLMFKHLLNKPSKETVTNIIKNAVEIEQEFLTKALPVKLIGMNCELMTQYIEFVADRLMLELGFDKVYRVENPFDFMENISLEGKTNFFEKRVGEYQRMGVMSGTTDNTFRLDADF, from the exons ATGCTCGCCGCTCGCTCTCCTCTTGCCAAGAAGAATGAAAACGCCATCATCTCTCAGCTTGATGACATAACACTTATTGACAAAGAAAACACT CCTCCCAGCTTGAGCCACAAACGGGTTCTTGCCTCCAAAACGGCGCGTAAAATCTTTGAAGATCCTGAG GATAAACCAAAAACGACAAAAGACAACACACAGGAAGAGCCACTTTTGAAAGACAATCCACGCCGTTTCGTCATTTTTCCTATTCAATACCATGATATTTGGCAGATGTACAAGAAGGCAGAGGCCTCATTCTGGACGGCGGAGGAG GTTGATCTATCCAAAGACGTGCAGCATTGGGTGTCTCTAAAAGATGAGGAGAGGTACTTCATCTCCCATGTGTTGGCCTTTTTTGCTGCCAGTGATGGGATTGTCAACGAGAATCTG GTGGAGCGTTTTACACAGGAAGTCCAAATCACTGAAGCGCGGTGCTTCTATGGCTTCCAGATTGCCATGGAGAACATTCACTCAGAGATGTACAGCCTGCTCATTCATACCTACATTAAAGACTCCAAAGAGAG AGAGTATCTCTTCAATGCCATTGAGACGCTcccatgtgtcaagaggaaagCTGACTGGGCGCTGAACTGGATTGGCAACAAGAAGGCTGAATTTG GAGAGCGAGTTGTGGCCTTTGCTGCTGTTGAGGGAATCTTCTTCTCTGGCTCCTTCGCTGCCATCTTCTGGCTGAAGAAGAGGGGTCTCATGCCTGGCCTGACTTTCTCCAATGAGCTCATCAGCAGAGATGAG ggCCTGCACTGTGACTTCGCATGCCTCATGTTCAAGCACCTGTTGAACAAGCCTTCAAAGGAGACTGTTACAAACATAATCAAGAATGCAGTGGAGATTGAACAG GAGTTCCTTACCAAAGCCCTGCCCGTGAAACTGATAGGCATGAACTGTGAGTTGATGACGCAGTACATTGAGTTTGTGGCTGACAGACTGATGCTTGAGCTGGGCTTTGATAAG GTGTACAGAGTGGAGAATCCCTTTGACTTCATGGAGAACATCTCTCTAGAGGGCAAGACCAACTTCTTTgagaagagggtgggggagtACCAGCGAATGGGTGTCATGTCTGGGACCACTGACAACACTTTCAGACTGGATGCTGACTTCTAA
- the LOC136947420 gene encoding ribonucleoside-diphosphate reductase subunit M2 isoform X2, translating into MDKPKTTKDNTQEEPLLKDNPRRFVIFPIQYHDIWQMYKKAEASFWTAEEVDLSKDVQHWVSLKDEERYFISHVLAFFAASDGIVNENLVERFTQEVQITEARCFYGFQIAMENIHSEMYSLLIHTYIKDSKEREYLFNAIETLPCVKRKADWALNWIGNKKAEFGERVVAFAAVEGIFFSGSFAAIFWLKKRGLMPGLTFSNELISRDEGLHCDFACLMFKHLLNKPSKETVTNIIKNAVEIEQEFLTKALPVKLIGMNCELMTQYIEFVADRLMLELGFDKVYRVENPFDFMENISLEGKTNFFEKRVGEYQRMGVMSGTTDNTFRLDADF; encoded by the exons ATG GATAAACCAAAAACGACAAAAGACAACACACAGGAAGAGCCACTTTTGAAAGACAATCCACGCCGTTTCGTCATTTTTCCTATTCAATACCATGATATTTGGCAGATGTACAAGAAGGCAGAGGCCTCATTCTGGACGGCGGAGGAG GTTGATCTATCCAAAGACGTGCAGCATTGGGTGTCTCTAAAAGATGAGGAGAGGTACTTCATCTCCCATGTGTTGGCCTTTTTTGCTGCCAGTGATGGGATTGTCAACGAGAATCTG GTGGAGCGTTTTACACAGGAAGTCCAAATCACTGAAGCGCGGTGCTTCTATGGCTTCCAGATTGCCATGGAGAACATTCACTCAGAGATGTACAGCCTGCTCATTCATACCTACATTAAAGACTCCAAAGAGAG AGAGTATCTCTTCAATGCCATTGAGACGCTcccatgtgtcaagaggaaagCTGACTGGGCGCTGAACTGGATTGGCAACAAGAAGGCTGAATTTG GAGAGCGAGTTGTGGCCTTTGCTGCTGTTGAGGGAATCTTCTTCTCTGGCTCCTTCGCTGCCATCTTCTGGCTGAAGAAGAGGGGTCTCATGCCTGGCCTGACTTTCTCCAATGAGCTCATCAGCAGAGATGAG ggCCTGCACTGTGACTTCGCATGCCTCATGTTCAAGCACCTGTTGAACAAGCCTTCAAAGGAGACTGTTACAAACATAATCAAGAATGCAGTGGAGATTGAACAG GAGTTCCTTACCAAAGCCCTGCCCGTGAAACTGATAGGCATGAACTGTGAGTTGATGACGCAGTACATTGAGTTTGTGGCTGACAGACTGATGCTTGAGCTGGGCTTTGATAAG GTGTACAGAGTGGAGAATCCCTTTGACTTCATGGAGAACATCTCTCTAGAGGGCAAGACCAACTTCTTTgagaagagggtgggggagtACCAGCGAATGGGTGTCATGTCTGGGACCACTGACAACACTTTCAGACTGGATGCTGACTTCTAA